From one Paenibacillus terrae HPL-003 genomic stretch:
- a CDS encoding winged helix-turn-helix transcriptional regulator — MNYTNEILEECGFTSAQKILSGKWSMLIILFLSEKTMRFNEIQRLFPDITHATLTKQLRILEEYGVVVRNVYSQIPPKVEYSLSDIGKKLKPILDSVMVWGEEYKEYQYGSTILKNS, encoded by the coding sequence ATGAACTACACAAATGAGATATTGGAAGAATGTGGATTCACAAGCGCTCAAAAGATATTGTCGGGAAAATGGTCCATGCTGATCATTCTGTTTTTAAGTGAAAAAACGATGCGATTTAATGAAATTCAACGGTTGTTTCCAGACATTACTCATGCAACCTTAACCAAGCAGCTTCGCATTTTGGAGGAGTATGGCGTTGTTGTTCGTAACGTATATTCTCAAATACCACCTAAAGTCGAATATTCGTTGAGCGATATCGGAAAAAAACTAAAGCCGATACTAGATTCAGTTATGGTTTGGGGGGAGGAATACAAGGAATATCAATATGGTTCGACGATATTAAAGAATTCCTGA